One stretch of Podospora bellae-mahoneyi strain CBS 112042 chromosome 2, whole genome shotgun sequence DNA includes these proteins:
- a CDS encoding hypothetical protein (EggNog:ENOG503Q4X7; COG:K), translating into MLVTRQSAPEQSSWSIGKFETAFHKSAESLRMSNSYDAVTQSDWQGQYSFLPPGDNNIFSQSYEHVTGSADHADSQAQPRSVAAPSNALDIEAPKRESPPLGHHRLDPLGLRQPKQPSPIPEQPGNQGEQYAQKATESAHEEPLASTETPGMSLGSNPLSSVSSTGQGPEVGPGQPGNESQTVIKEEDEEVLEDEEMIEGDVDGDAQPQPQTAAERTAQRRKMKRFRLTHQQTRFLMSEFAKQPHPDAAHRERLSREIPGLSPRQVQVWFQNRRAKIKRLTADDRERMIKMRAVPEDFDNLGALHSPYGAVHGLGAPMASPVDLGGSSYDHMMRPLMVDVRRSDGDEHLSPTGLSPAFGSIGFNPSNSLSSPDILSPLSPTSTDRYGYSNHMSSGPLSGGPRTSNPFARQPSIDSSMQMHSHHSRQQIRPLQPLHLRDTMTRSRSDSLQSPLRSSMSWKGDSLDYTTYHGGNPSPQLGGRPHGLYQQDQVGGSSGSGLGGYDSSSYSGSTVQSPTHMNYPNYQSSSLQQSQQRGSRLRAASASLPLGLDLRTQYRSSVGSGSMQSATHSPGPRTTSTSQLGGVSSSYTASFPSAPLTAPVDFSLPRTPGYRSTGGDYSMPQMSAPIAPPNDFSQAFQASMSNSSSRTPIRDSFGGGHGPLGLGQQSQSSVDRNDDYSQDPLGMKRKRSFTAATSSANSGPSVYGATS; encoded by the exons ATGCTTGTTACCAGGCAAAGCGCTCCGGAGCAGAGTTCTTGGTCCATTGGCAAATTTGAAACGGCTTTTCACAAGTCCGCGGAAAGCCTACGTATGTCGAACAGCTACGACGCGGTGACGCAGTCAGACTGGCAGGGTCAGTACTCGTTTCTGCCGCCAGGAGACAACAACATCTTCTCTCAGTCATATGAACATGTGACGGGTTCAGCGGACCATGCGGATTCGCAAGCGCAGCCGCGGAGTGTGGCTGCGCCAAGCAACGCCTTAGACATCGAGGCGCCAAAGCGTGAGAGCCCTCCATTGGGACACCACCGCTTAGATCCTCTTGGTCTACGACAGCCAAAGCAGCCATCGCCAATTCCAGAGCAGCCTGGAAATCAAGGGGAACAATATGCGCAAAAAGCAACTGAGTCGGCACACGAGGAGCCGTTGGCATCGACCGAGACCCCCGGCATGTCCTTGGGCTCCAACCCCCTGAGTTCAGTATCATCCACGGGTCAGGGGCCTGAAGTAGGCCCGGGTCAACCAGGGAACGAGAGCCAGACGGTCAtcaaggaagaggatgaggaggtgctggaggacgaggagatgatAGAAGGGGACGTAGATGGTGATGCTCAGCCACAACCTCAGACTGCGGCTGAGAGGACCGCCCAGCGACGCAAGATGAAGCGCTTCAG ACTTACGCACCAGCAAACCCGATTTCTGATGAGTGAGTTTGCGAAGCAACCACACCCAGATGCAGCTCACCGCGAACGTTTGTCTCGCGAAATTCCGGGACTGAGTCCACGCCAGGTACAAGTGTGGTTTCAAAACAG ACGCGCCAAAATAAAACGTTTGACGGCGGACGATCGTGAACGTATGATCAAAATGAGAGCTGTCCCCGAGGACTTTGACAACTTGGGCGCTCTCCACTCCCCATACGGTGCAGTTCATGGACTGGGAGCCCCTATGGCGTCTCCTGTTGACCTTGGAGGATCGTCGTACGACCATATGATGCGCCCGCTAATGGTGGATGTTCGGCGATCTGATGGAGATGAGCACCTCTCACCCACCGGTTTGAGCCCTGCCTTTGGTAGCATAGGCTTCAACCCTTCGAACTCGCTCAGTTCGCCCGACATACTTTCTCCATTATCGCCAACATCGACCGATCGCTACGGCTACTCGAATCATATGTCGTCGGGACCTTTGAGTGGTGGGCCAAGAACATCGAATCCATTTGCACGACAGCCAAGCATCGACAGCAGCATGCAGATGCATAGTCATCATTCGAGACAACAAATACGGCCTCTGCAGCCACTTCACCTCCGAGATACCATGACGCGATCACGCTCCGACTCGTTACAGTCGCCTCTACGATCCAGCATGTCCTGGAAGGGCGATTCTCTTGATTACACTACTTACCACGGCGGGAATCCATCTCCTCAGTTAGGTGGTCGGCCACACGGGTTGTATCAGCAAGATCAGGTTGGCGGATCATCTGGGAGCGGGCTAGGGGGCTATGATTCGAGCAGCTACTCTG GCTCTACTGTACAATCCCCAACTCACATGAACTACCCGAATTACCAATCCTCTAGCCTTCAACAAAGCCAACAGCGTGGGTCACGTCTGCGagccgcctcggcctcaTTACCACTTGGCCTCGATCTTCGAACCCAGTACCGGTCCTCTGTCGGGTCCGGCAGCATGCAATCAGCGACTCATTCTCCAGGTCCACGCACGACATCAACCTCACAATTAGGGGGCGTGTCCTCTAGTTATACCGCGAGTTTTCCTTCGGCCCCTCTTACCGCCCCTGTTGACTTCTCTTTGCCTCGCACGCCCGGATACCGGTCAACAGGAGGTGATTATTCGATGCCACAAATGAGCGCCCCGATCGCGCCACCAAACGACTTTTCCCAGGCCTTCCAAGCGAGCATGAGCAATTCGAGCTCGAGGACACCAATAAGGGATTCTTTTGGGGGTGGTCACGGACCTCTGGGCTTGGGACAGCAGAGCCAAAGCTCAGTCGATCGCAACGATGACTACTCGCAAGATCCGCTCGGCATGAAGCGCAAGCGAAGCTTTACGGCGGCCACATCTTCTGCGAACTCGGGGCCGAGTGTGTATGGAGCAACGTCATGA